GGCATCCCGCCGTCCCTCGAGCGGCGCGAAGATCATGAAGATGCTGGCGGTTCCGTTGCGCTCATATTCATAATCGACACGCCGCGGCTGGCCTTTCCGCATTGCAATGGGCGCGCGTGTCTCCTTCAACAGCTGCTTCGAGGTTTCGTCGAGACAGACCACCGGCCGCGCGGGATCATGCGGACGCTGATAAACGTCGAGCACGTCCTCCATCGCCGCGACGAAGCTGGCGTCGGCCTGCGGGGGAATCACCCACTGCTGCTTGCGATGGGGTTTGAGAATGTTTTTTTAAGACACGACCGATCGTGCTGTCGCTCGCCGTCTCGACGATTTCGAGCTCGACGACTTTCTTTTCCAGCAGCCGCAACGTCCAGCGCGCATAGCCTTTCGGCGGCGTCGAGCAGGACAAGGCTATCAGCCTGGCTTCCTTCTCGCCGTCAAAAATCCGCGGCACGGAGGGACGCGTGTGCGGCTTGCGCGTCAAGACCGCGGCGAAGCCTTCCTCTACGAGCTGCTTGCGCACCCGATAGACCATCGACGCGCTCGTCTCCAATTGTTCGATGATCTCGCCGTCGCTCAAGCCTTCGCCCGCCTCGGAAACGTCCGCCTTCAGCAAAATATGAGCCTTTACCAGCGTCTTCGCCCCATGCTTGCCCTTGCGCAGCATGGCTTCCAGATGCGCCCGCTCCTCGCCGCTCAAGCGCACCGCATACCGCTTCACGCCGATCGCTTCCCGCGCCATCTTCGCCTCCCGAGGTCGAATCAATGGCGGAGCGAATCAGGAATCTTCAGCCGGGGGAAGCGTCCTATTCAAATTCGCTGAAGCGACCCACTAGGCACTCGTTTGGCTATTGCCCAGTCCTCGACTTGCGAGCCCTAGACGGGCGTCGTTCCGTGGGGGCAGGCGAGATTCTGCGCCGTATAGGCCGCAACGTTTCCGGAGTTTCACCATCGATAACATTTATGCGTTCAGCGTCCTTTCGCACATCGGCATCGCGCACCGCATCGCCAAAATCTAGGCTCGTAGCCGCTTCTATTTCCTTGACCGTCGTCAGGAATTCGGAAACTCGTAATATCTCAGTATCATCTAAAAATGCCTCTGCGGATAAAATGCCTTCCGGCATAACCTTAAGCAACTCGGCCTGATCGGCTATCAGCGCGAGAGATCTCAAACCATCCTGATCTGCCCAGACCGCGATCTTCCAAAACTTCATGGGGATTCGCGAGCCGAAGCGATATTCCGGGTCGTTGTCCGCAAAGATCGGGCCAGCTAAAACCGTGACCCTTTTCCGCATTGTAACTGCATTGCGAAGAATAAATGTTTCGACGGCTCGCCATCGCAACTTTCCTTTCGCGCCAGGGCGGTCCAGCGGGCTACCTTGATTGAAATAGCCTACCTGCGGCGCTGCATTTGTGTAGAAGAAGGTGTCGCGCTCCGCGGAAATTGCCATGTCATCCGTGCCCCATGCTGGGTCTCCGCGTAGCGTAATATGGCCCTTCTGGAACATTCGCGCCCGCCGCTCTCCAGAGTCCTTATCAGGGAAACCGGGAACGTTCTGATTGTCATAGAAGACCTTAGTCATCTGTTCGTCAGTTGACAGTCGGGGGTCTGGACGGAAGGCATCCGCTGCCTCGGGTTCAAACGACTCAACGCCCAGCTGCTTAAGTGTCGGTTCTGCTGTGACAGTCTTGTCTTTCCGATTTACTGCTTTAACGCGCGAGCCGTCGATATTACAGGCCGTAAAATAAGCTAACCGACGCTGAGCGTTCGCTACGATCGAAAAGTGGTGATAGCGGAGCTCATGCGGATCTTCGCCGGGCAACGCCTGTAGGTTTTTCGCAGGCGTGTGGTCCGGCGCCGTCTTTGGGAGCGGCACGATAAATCCTGGGATAAATCCCGGCTCATAACCTCCGCGGTCAGTGAAATCTTCGTCACGTCGTCGGGCCTCTGCCTCGGGCGCAACAGGAGTTGACGCTGTTAGCTGTACAGGTTCGGCCTCCGAGTTGCGGCTGCCGCCGAAACTGCCCGGCAAACGCAAACTAAATTCGATCGGAATTGTCCACGTCACGCGACCGTCGGGTTCGATCCGCGGAGCATCTGGGATAACTTCATCCCTTTGCGTTCGCGAAAACTCTGACCTTGGCGGGATCGCCGCTTCAGCGACGCGCGCTGAACCTTCCCATACGCTAAGAGCGCTTCGCAGCGATTCGGCTGTTCTTCCTGAAGCTGTCGGCGCCACCCTCCGCAGAAACTTGACTATCGCACTGATGCGGATTCCCTCGTTGACTTCTCGACTGGGACCAATTTCTGATTTTCCCTCCAGCCAAGGGGTTCCCCAATGGTGAAGCGCTATAGGCTCCCACTGATTGTTAAATACAGGAGAACCTGACGCGCCGCCTTCTGTGTCCGCGACATAATGGAGAACTCGATTGAGGGCGTCGCGAGCGACAAGCTGATTCTCACGTACGACAACCTCTTTGAGGCGACCTTGCGGGTGTTGAATAATGTTGGCCACCTCGCCAAGCATGTGCTTATCGCCGGCGTCAGAAAGCGGAATGAAGCCAAAGTCTTCTAAGCGACGCTCTCCGTAGAGCCGTTCACCGACTCCAATTAGCGTGAAATCCAAACCCTCGATTCCATCTGAGACAAAGCATCGCTGTGTATCAAATGTAAACCGCGTCACAGGCAGCGTTTCGCCGTTCGGTCCGGTTTCGTATTCGAACTCTACACATAAGCGTAAGGCATCTGACGTGCTAGCGATGACGTGATGATTGGTGAGAAACAGGTTTGGCGCTACCATGAAACCAGTGCCTTGCGGCCGGCCGTCTCGGAAAGCAACCCGCGCGACCGCGTTCGCTGCAAGGCGTCCGCGTGCGAAGAAGTTGACTCCGATGAAGTCGAGCGTGCTCCCCCAAATTGCCTCGCGGCCATTGGGGGGAGGCACATGCTCAGCTTCCGCAGCGGACTCGACTGTATGCGCTGAGCTCTTGATGCTCGCTGCGAGAGCTTCCGCCTGCTGACGTGATACGCAGGCCTTAGCCTGCAGCCGCTCGATTTGCCGTTCTTCTTGGAACTCCGCGCCGAGCGGGTTGCCAGCGGCTATTTGATTAAGGGAATGCTCAATTTGCTTGGTCGTTTCGGCAACGCGCGCGGCCACAACCTCGTCCAACCTAGAAGCGTAAATATTAGACATCAAGGCAATCCTCATAAAATACATGGGCTACTTTTCAAAAGTATGTGACGTTTTAGTGATACAGATCAAGTCACTTGCTGTAAGTCCGAAGAGGATCTCACCTTTCCACAGATGCCTCCACGTCGAGGCTTTCCAAAATCTCGCTCGGCTTTCGCGCCAGCGCGTCGAGCGCGTTGACGCCTTTCGGCGCGGCAAAACGCAGATGCAGCCGCTTTGGCTTCTCGATATAGGCCGAGACCGCCTCGGCGATGCGCTTGGCGTTTGTCCCTGCGCCGCCGAGCGCCGTAATCGCGGTCGCGGCGGCCTTGGCGTAATCGGCGCGCGCCTTGTCGACGGATGTCTTCTGCTCTTTGGCTTCAAGCGCGAGCACGCGATCGACGAGACCGTCGCCTTCGAGCGTCAGGTCGATCGACTTGATCGACGTCGTGAGCGTCGCCGCGCGGGAAATGAGGGGCGAAGGCGAGAACGCCGCGCTCGACACATTGCCGAACAGCGCGGAGAGTCGCGCGACGCCCATGTTCTTGGCGTCGATCGCGACAGGCTCCAACGCCGCTTCCGACGACTTCTCGCGCCATTCGCCGGCGGCGACGCCGGAGAGCGCGAGTTCGCGATAGCCGAGCGCCAAGAAATGCGCCGTCGTCTGCGTTTCGCCACGCGCCGAAAGATCGACGACGAAATTGTCGATGCGGCCGGAAAATTTCGTTGGTGTTGATGCAAGATAATTGTCGAACGTCGCGCTTGCGTTCTCGACGCTGAATTTCATTCGCGACGTTTCGCTGGTTTTGGGATCGGGCAAATCGGCGGCGACGCCGCGCGCCTCGATGCGCGCCAGCTTGGGATAGGCGGCGCCCTCTAAAACCGGAGCCAGCTGCACTTCGTTCAGCGCAAATCGCTTGACCGACAGATGGCCGCCGTCCGACGCGGCGAGCGAAAACTCGTCGAAAAACATCTCGCCGGCGCCGGCGCCCGCGACTTTGCGCATGCCGGCGCGCGCGATCTTCGCCGTAAAGGGCTGTCCGGCGGGATCGCCTCTGCCGGCGGCGACGACATCGTCAACGCCGATCGACGCCGACTCGAAGGATTGGAGCGCGTCCAGGACATCGCGCATTAACGCCGGATTGTCCTCGGGCTTTGCCGGATCGATCTTCTCGAATCTTTCAATGAGTTTGCCGGGGGGAGTCCGCAGCGCGCGGCCGCGCACGCCCTCGATCTTCAGGCGGCCCGTCGTCATGACCAGATTGGCGGCCGTATCTTCAATGCGCGACGATTCGACGACTTCCTCTTCAATCAAGGGCTTCAGAGGCTCATTGGCGTCGCCGCGCGTGGAGAGCGCCAGACGCGCGAACTCTGCGAGATCGAGGCCTTTGGCGGTAGAGGCGCCCCAGAAAACGCGCTGAACGCCGCCTTTCGCGGATTCGATCGTTTCCTCGCCGCCGTCGCCGCGCACGGTCGCGGCGCGTCCCGAAACGACATTTTCGAAGACAAGCTTGCGATAGGCGGCGCGTGCAACGCCCGAATCCTTGCGGCTTTCGCTCGACATCGCCGGCACGGCGATTCGCCGCGCGGAAATACGCGCGAGACGCGCCGCGACATCTGCGTCGCCGCTCAAAAACAGCGAGGCCAATTCCGTCAGCGACAGACTCGCGCCTTCGATTTCGATGTGCGGGATACGATAGGTCGTCGCGCCGAGCGTGATGACGAGATTGTCGAGCGTGAGCGGCTTTTCGCCGGCGCCCGGCGAAGGCGCGGCGAAACCAATGAGCGAGAGCGACATCACGACGCGGAAGGCGAGGGATTTGCGCATCAGGGAAACCTTGGGAAGACGAACGGAGAGAGCTTGCACTCCGCGCCTTTCGGGGTAAAGAGGCGCGTAGTTTCGTCGCAGCCGGCGTTTAGCGAGGGGCGGCGCGTGGCGGCGCGGCGGCGCCGTGATAGAGAGGCCGCATGCGTCGACTCCTGCTCCTGCGCCATGGCAAGGCCGACCGGCATTCGGCCGGCGGCGACCGCCAACGTCCGCTCACCCGTCGAGGGATGGAGGATGCGCGGCGCATGGGCGAGTATCTGCGCGACGCCGACATTGTGCCGGGCCTCGCCGTCGCCTCCGATGCGCGTCGCGCCAAGCAGACCCTCGACCAGGTGCTCGACGCGTTTCCAGGCCATGTCACGCATCTAATTGAGAATACGATTTATCTTGCGACCGTCGACCATCTGGTCGAGATTTTGCGGCAGACGCCCGACAAGGTCGCGACGCTGCTCGCCGTCGGTCACAATCCGGGCTTTGCGGAGCTTGCCGCCTGGCTTGCGGGTTCAGGCGCGGCGGAAGACTTGGCGCTGATGCGCTCTAAATTCCCAACGGCGGCGCTGGCGATGCTCGACTTCGAGAGCGATCATTGGGGCGACGTCGGCAGGGGCGGGGCGCGACTTGCGCGTTTCGTTACGCCGGGCATTCTACGGGGCGAGGCGACGGAAGACCCCGACTAGCGCAGTTCGCAAACCCGCAAGGCGGCCATGCTGATCGAAGCGCTCCTGACGATGCTGGCCGTAGCGGCGCCCCACAAGGCGCCGGCGGCCCTCGTCGCGCCCTCGTCGGCGTTCGCCGCGACCCCGAGCCCCGCCTATCAGCCCCAAATGCGCGCCGTGGACAATTGGCGCTTCGAAAGCGCGCTGGCGCTGGAGATGGCGCCTGTCGCCGCGATCCGCCGGGCGCTCGGCGCGGAGGCCGGCGAACCGGCCCGCTGCGTCAAGCTTAACAATTACTGGTGCATCAAGA
This window of the Methylocystis hirsuta genome carries:
- a CDS encoding IS630 family transposase (programmed frameshift) — its product is MKRYAVRLSGEERAHLEAMLRKGKHGAKTLVKAHILLKADVSEAGEGLSDGEIIEQLETSASMVYRVRKQLVEEGFAAVLTRKPHTRPSVPRIFDGEKEARLIALSCSTPPKGYARWTLRLLEKKVVELEIVETASDSTIGRVLKKHSKPHRKQQWVIPPQADASFVAAMEDVLDVYQRPHDPARPVVCLDETSKQLLKETRAPIAMRKGQPRRVDYEYERNGTASIFMIFAPLEGRRDAIVTERHTAIDYAHALKHVADEMFPRAEKIVLVQDNLNTHKPASLYQAFAPQEARRLTERFEWHYTPKHGSWLDMAESELSVLSSQCLDRRIGDLATLRDEVAAWVAARNKHQAKADWQFTADDARVKLKSLYPIFPFKIVESAH
- a CDS encoding DNA/RNA non-specific endonuclease, translating into MYFMRIALMSNIYASRLDEVVAARVAETTKQIEHSLNQIAAGNPLGAEFQEERQIERLQAKACVSRQQAEALAASIKSSAHTVESAAEAEHVPPPNGREAIWGSTLDFIGVNFFARGRLAANAVARVAFRDGRPQGTGFMVAPNLFLTNHHVIASTSDALRLCVEFEYETGPNGETLPVTRFTFDTQRCFVSDGIEGLDFTLIGVGERLYGERRLEDFGFIPLSDAGDKHMLGEVANIIQHPQGRLKEVVVRENQLVARDALNRVLHYVADTEGGASGSPVFNNQWEPIALHHWGTPWLEGKSEIGPSREVNEGIRISAIVKFLRRVAPTASGRTAESLRSALSVWEGSARVAEAAIPPRSEFSRTQRDEVIPDAPRIEPDGRVTWTIPIEFSLRLPGSFGGSRNSEAEPVQLTASTPVAPEAEARRRDEDFTDRGGYEPGFIPGFIVPLPKTAPDHTPAKNLQALPGEDPHELRYHHFSIVANAQRRLAYFTACNIDGSRVKAVNRKDKTVTAEPTLKQLGVESFEPEAADAFRPDPRLSTDEQMTKVFYDNQNVPGFPDKDSGERRARMFQKGHITLRGDPAWGTDDMAISAERDTFFYTNAAPQVGYFNQGSPLDRPGAKGKLRWRAVETFILRNAVTMRKRVTVLAGPIFADNDPEYRFGSRIPMKFWKIAVWADQDGLRSLALIADQAELLKVMPEGILSAEAFLDDTEILRVSEFLTTVKEIEAATSLDFGDAVRDADVRKDAERINVIDGETPETLRPIRRRISPAPTERRPSRARKSRTGQ
- a CDS encoding SixA phosphatase family protein; this encodes MRRLLLLRHGKADRHSAGGDRQRPLTRRGMEDARRMGEYLRDADIVPGLAVASDARRAKQTLDQVLDAFPGHVTHLIENTIYLATVDHLVEILRQTPDKVATLLAVGHNPGFAELAAWLAGSGAAEDLALMRSKFPTAALAMLDFESDHWGDVGRGGARLARFVTPGILRGEATEDPD